A stretch of Arthrobacter sp. NEB 688 DNA encodes these proteins:
- a CDS encoding LLM class F420-dependent oxidoreductase yields MSVRLGYQVPNFSYPGGDPARIVPTVVQQAQEADAAGVDAVLVMDHFYQLPGIGEPDEPMLEAYTLLGALATATERVQLSTLVTGNTYRNPTLLAKEVTTLDLVSGGRAVLGIGAGWFELEHRQLGFEFGTFTDRFQRLEEALSIIEPMLRGERPTVSGDWYRTESAMNEPRLRDDLPILIGGGGERKTFKYAARHAAHLNLICNAADLPRKLEAVAARCEEEGRERSTLETSYLAFVMMDEDGDAARRMHRDFLRARGVDLDTMDENQRRAATDRQFAGTPQEVAGQLQERVLDHGVDGLVVNMVANGHVPGVVSMMAEALAPLVRSR; encoded by the coding sequence ATGAGCGTCCGCCTCGGCTACCAGGTCCCGAACTTCAGCTACCCCGGGGGCGACCCCGCACGCATCGTCCCGACGGTCGTCCAGCAGGCGCAGGAGGCGGACGCGGCCGGCGTCGACGCCGTCCTCGTGATGGACCACTTCTACCAGCTGCCCGGGATCGGCGAGCCGGACGAGCCGATGCTCGAGGCCTACACGCTCCTCGGCGCGCTCGCGACGGCCACCGAGCGGGTGCAGCTGTCGACGCTCGTCACCGGAAACACGTACCGCAACCCCACGCTGCTCGCCAAGGAGGTGACGACCCTCGACCTCGTGAGCGGGGGGCGAGCCGTCCTCGGCATCGGCGCCGGGTGGTTCGAGCTCGAGCACCGCCAGCTCGGGTTCGAGTTCGGCACCTTCACCGACCGTTTCCAGCGGCTCGAGGAGGCGCTCTCGATCATCGAGCCGATGCTGCGGGGCGAGCGGCCGACGGTCTCCGGCGACTGGTACCGCACCGAGTCGGCGATGAACGAGCCGCGCCTGCGTGACGACCTGCCCATCCTCATCGGCGGTGGGGGAGAGCGGAAGACGTTCAAGTACGCGGCCCGGCACGCGGCGCACCTCAACCTCATCTGCAACGCCGCGGACCTCCCGCGCAAGCTCGAAGCGGTCGCGGCCCGGTGCGAGGAGGAGGGGCGCGAGCGCTCCACCCTCGAGACGAGCTACCTCGCGTTCGTCATGATGGACGAGGACGGCGACGCGGCCCGCCGGATGCACCGCGACTTCCTGCGCGCCCGCGGCGTCGACCTCGACACGATGGACGAGAACCAGCGACGAGCCGCCACGGACCGGCAGTTCGCGGGCACGCCGCAGGAGGTGGCCGGGCAGCTGCAGGAGCGGGTGCTCGACCACGGGGTCGACGGGCTCGTCGTCAACATGGTCGCCAACGGGCACGTGCCCGGGGTCGTCTCGATGATGGCCGAGGCGCTGGCGCCCCTCGTGCGGTCGCGCTGA
- a CDS encoding nucleoside/nucleotide kinase family protein, giving the protein MVSAAGVGALADLAEELVRTTAGERALLGVAGVPGAGKSTLAEALVAELARRRGAAWVAQVPMDGYHLADVQLERLGLRDRKGAPETFDARGYAALLRRLREDPERDVYAPGFERVLEQPLAGAVVVPGGARLVVTEGNYLLLEGDWREARAALDAVWFVDGDDALRRQRLLARHVEFGKTPQEAQAWVAAVDDRNTALVRERAGAADRVVLATDGGWELPAR; this is encoded by the coding sequence ATGGTGAGCGCCGCCGGCGTCGGGGCGCTCGCCGACCTCGCCGAGGAGCTCGTCCGGACGACGGCCGGCGAACGGGCCCTGCTCGGCGTCGCCGGTGTGCCCGGAGCGGGCAAGTCGACCCTGGCCGAGGCGCTCGTCGCCGAGCTCGCGCGGCGGCGCGGGGCCGCGTGGGTCGCCCAGGTGCCGATGGACGGCTACCACCTCGCGGACGTCCAGCTCGAGCGGCTCGGTCTCCGCGACCGCAAGGGCGCCCCCGAGACCTTCGACGCGCGGGGCTACGCGGCCCTGCTGCGCCGGCTGCGCGAGGACCCCGAGCGCGACGTGTACGCGCCGGGCTTCGAGCGCGTCCTCGAGCAGCCGCTGGCCGGGGCCGTCGTCGTGCCCGGGGGAGCGCGGCTCGTCGTCACCGAGGGCAACTACCTGCTGCTGGAGGGCGACTGGCGCGAGGCGCGGGCCGCGCTCGACGCCGTCTGGTTCGTCGACGGCGACGACGCCCTGCGCCGGCAGCGGCTGCTGGCGCGGCACGTCGAGTTCGGCAAGACGCCGCAGGAGGCGCAGGCCTGGGTGGCGGCGGTCGACGACCGCAACACCGCGCTGGTGCGCGAGCGGGCCGGTGCCGCAGACCGGGTCGTGCTGGCCACCGACGGGGGCTGGGAGCTGCCGGCGCGCTGA
- a CDS encoding HNH endonuclease signature motif containing protein, which yields MASTSTLGPGPGDVAQAAHTARRLVREVLSPTVACGSSEEWAAALGELRALADVVEAAQAEVVVRLAAIEPHVLGTGELVETHRAPGHVSLDAPSIVSGVLGMTAAHAERWVRDAVRRAADGPEGTGTATGLGRLHAAMTEGRVDGYRAGVVAHELEEVPAEVAATVCEAVDAFLGVEDAPRLRRRVRRVLARISPDLLRRRAVRARSASSLRRWVDEPGTDTWLGTFPSEEASRAWAAIDALAQRLVADGTCDGIDRARARALTDLVTGSATIDLQVHLVTVAPDGSPDGAVRSARSGAVEQPGDLVTVHGAAPGEPVLVARDWLERAVASTSCRTDHLGRVGVDPASGALSAVDGPTTEGYRPGARLARLVRARDGRCRFPGCQVAARFCDLDHVVAWPAGPTAATNLVCLCRRHHRTKQRPGWSALLHPDATMTWVDPAGRRRTTHPPDHRPVVLPDSGSDEDRPPRAPSLGASDAPHSALEFRLEHGAPAPTARACRVEVHRPRGRPPGDLVVDVPPRHRRRRPTLPSSPPF from the coding sequence ATGGCATCGACGAGCACGCTCGGGCCGGGTCCCGGGGACGTCGCGCAGGCGGCGCACACGGCACGCCGGCTGGTGCGTGAGGTCCTGTCCCCGACCGTCGCCTGCGGCTCGAGCGAGGAGTGGGCGGCCGCTCTCGGCGAGCTCCGGGCCCTGGCCGATGTCGTCGAGGCGGCGCAGGCCGAGGTGGTCGTGCGGCTCGCGGCGATCGAGCCGCACGTGCTCGGGACCGGCGAGCTCGTCGAGACCCACCGGGCTCCCGGCCACGTCTCGCTCGACGCGCCGTCGATCGTCTCCGGCGTCCTCGGGATGACCGCCGCGCACGCCGAGCGCTGGGTGCGCGACGCCGTCCGCCGCGCCGCCGACGGCCCCGAGGGCACGGGCACGGCGACCGGCCTGGGACGTCTGCACGCCGCGATGACCGAGGGCCGCGTGGACGGGTACCGGGCCGGCGTCGTCGCCCACGAGCTCGAGGAGGTCCCGGCGGAGGTCGCCGCCACGGTGTGCGAGGCCGTCGACGCGTTCCTCGGCGTCGAGGACGCTCCCCGCCTGCGCCGGCGGGTGCGGCGGGTGCTGGCCCGGATCTCGCCGGACCTCCTGCGGCGCAGGGCCGTCCGCGCCCGCTCCGCGTCGTCGCTGCGGCGATGGGTCGACGAGCCCGGCACCGACACCTGGCTCGGCACCTTTCCCTCCGAGGAGGCCTCCCGGGCGTGGGCCGCCATCGACGCCCTCGCGCAGCGCCTCGTCGCCGACGGCACCTGCGATGGCATCGACCGGGCGCGGGCCCGGGCGCTCACCGACCTCGTGACCGGCAGCGCGACGATCGACCTCCAGGTCCACCTCGTGACCGTCGCTCCGGACGGTTCTCCCGACGGTGCGGTCCGGTCGGCGCGGTCGGGGGCCGTCGAGCAGCCGGGTGACCTCGTGACCGTGCACGGTGCTGCCCCCGGTGAGCCCGTCCTCGTCGCCCGCGACTGGCTGGAGCGGGCGGTCGCGTCGACGTCGTGCCGCACCGACCACCTCGGGCGGGTCGGGGTCGACCCCGCGAGCGGCGCGCTGTCCGCCGTCGACGGTCCGACCACCGAGGGCTACCGGCCGGGCGCCCGCCTCGCGCGGCTGGTCCGGGCCCGGGACGGGCGCTGCCGCTTCCCCGGCTGCCAGGTCGCCGCCCGGTTCTGCGACCTCGACCACGTCGTGGCGTGGCCCGCCGGCCCGACGGCGGCGACCAACCTCGTCTGCCTCTGCCGGCGCCATCACCGCACGAAGCAGCGGCCGGGATGGTCGGCCCTCCTCCATCCCGACGCGACGATGACATGGGTGGACCCCGCCGGGCGGCGGCGCACCACCCATCCCCCGGACCACCGGCCCGTCGTCCTCCCCGACAGCGGGTCCGACGAGGACCGGCCGCCGCGTGCACCGAGCCTGGGAGCGAGCGACGCACCCCACTCCGCCCTCGAGTTCCGCCTCGAGCACGGCGCCCCTGCGCCGACCGCCCGAGCCTGCCGCGTCGAGGTCCACCGACCCCGCGGGCGGCCGCCCGGCGACCTCGTCGTCGACGTCCCGCCGCGCCACCGCCGGCGCCGCCCGACGCTGCCGTCGTCGCCCCCGTTCTGA
- a CDS encoding DUF3072 domain-containing protein: MTTQDQNPDQTEPIQDPQDATKPPEQWATGDEPATGPQLSYLSTLAREAGREVPEGLTKAHASELIDELQGASPRVDPQA, from the coding sequence ATGACCACCCAGGACCAGAACCCCGACCAGACCGAGCCGATCCAGGACCCGCAGGACGCCACGAAGCCGCCGGAGCAGTGGGCGACCGGTGACGAGCCCGCCACCGGCCCCCAGCTGAGCTACCTCTCGACCCTCGCCCGCGAGGCGGGCCGCGAGGTGCCGGAGGGCCTGACCAAGGCGCACGCCTCCGAGCTCATCGACGAGCTGCAGGGCGCCTCGCCGCGGGTCGACCCGCAGGCCTGA
- a CDS encoding cytochrome P450 encodes MDAARAARRTPPADPALLPPGPRLPRLVQSVGMMRFRHRWVPWLHRRYGDVVTVRLFPSTRNTVLVSAPDAVRDVFAGDPAVFRAGEANAILGPVMGEHSVLLVDGEEHRRARRLLTPAFSGRALRGYADLVTGLAKTEVGSWTPGVAFPVLDRMNAVTLEVILRVVFGVTDEARLARLRPLVRELVDVSPLVFLGWAVPRLRRVGMWRRAVERTRALDALLHEEIADRRASPDLALRTDVLSTLLRVEVEGERLTDAELRDQLVTLLLAGHETTATALAWTLHEVGLDPALRARARAAARTGDDDLLEALVKEAMRLHPVIPMVVRVLREPARVGGVDLPAGATVGASVILAHQRAASHPDPFAFDPGRFVGGQPAPHTWIPFGGGARRCIGASFSLMEAVAVLREVLVAYDVESVAPEGPRVRNITSVPRHGARVTVR; translated from the coding sequence ATGGACGCAGCACGCGCGGCCCGGCGCACCCCTCCGGCCGACCCCGCCCTCCTGCCGCCCGGCCCGCGCCTGCCCCGCCTCGTCCAGAGCGTCGGGATGATGCGCTTCCGCCACCGCTGGGTGCCCTGGCTGCACCGCCGCTACGGGGACGTCGTGACGGTCCGGCTCTTCCCCAGCACCCGCAACACCGTCCTCGTCAGCGCACCGGACGCCGTCCGCGACGTCTTCGCCGGCGACCCCGCCGTCTTCCGCGCCGGCGAGGCCAACGCCATCCTCGGGCCGGTCATGGGCGAGCACTCGGTGCTGCTCGTCGACGGCGAGGAGCACCGGCGCGCCCGGCGCCTCCTCACGCCCGCCTTCTCCGGCCGGGCGCTGCGCGGCTACGCCGACCTCGTGACGGGGCTGGCGAAGACCGAGGTCGGTTCCTGGACACCGGGGGTCGCCTTCCCCGTGCTCGACCGGATGAACGCCGTCACGCTCGAGGTCATCCTGCGCGTCGTCTTCGGCGTCACCGACGAGGCCCGGCTCGCGCGGCTGCGGCCCCTCGTCCGCGAGCTCGTCGACGTCAGCCCGCTCGTCTTCCTCGGCTGGGCCGTGCCCCGGCTGCGGCGCGTCGGGATGTGGCGGCGGGCGGTCGAGCGCACCCGTGCCCTCGACGCGCTCCTGCACGAGGAGATCGCCGACCGTCGTGCGAGCCCGGACCTCGCCCTGCGCACGGACGTGCTGTCGACGCTGCTGCGGGTCGAGGTCGAGGGCGAGCGCCTGACCGACGCCGAGCTGCGCGACCAGCTCGTCACGCTGCTGCTCGCCGGCCACGAGACGACGGCCACCGCCCTCGCCTGGACCCTCCACGAGGTCGGCCTCGACCCCGCCCTGCGCGCCCGGGCCCGCGCGGCCGCGCGCACCGGCGACGACGACCTCCTCGAGGCGCTCGTCAAGGAGGCGATGCGCCTGCACCCCGTCATCCCCATGGTGGTGCGGGTCCTGCGCGAGCCGGCGCGCGTCGGCGGGGTCGACCTGCCGGCCGGGGCCACCGTCGGCGCCTCGGTGATCCTCGCCCACCAGCGGGCCGCGAGCCATCCCGACCCGTTCGCGTTCGACCCCGGCCGCTTCGTCGGCGGGCAGCCCGCCCCGCACACGTGGATCCCGTTCGGCGGCGGGGCGCGCCGGTGCATCGGGGCGTCGTTCTCGCTGATGGAGGCCGTCGCGGTGCTGCGGGAGGTCCTCGTCGCGTACGACGTCGAGTCGGTGGCGCCCGAGGGTCCGCGGGTCCGCAACATCACGAGCGTGCCCCGACACGGCGCGCGGGTCACGGTGCGCTGA
- a CDS encoding patatin-like phospholipase family protein, translating to MGPERTGRRVALALGAGGARGYAHIGALQVIEERGFEVVAVAGTSMGALVGGLAAAGRLDAYTEWVTGLTQYDVWRLLDMNLGGGGAIRAERIFAKVGEILDGTLIEDCAVPFTAVATDLNHRREVWFQRGPMATAIRASVAIPSLVTPIVVDGRLLVDGGLMNPVPIEPTAAVMSDLTVAVSLQAGHSTGMPVAPVRSPGVTSTVAGSVRSLTHRVSALMGGGSHDTTTEAPAREMVAEDVEAVTEGGGSPALASAPGFSPAPKELASAEIFNRSFDTMAALITRYRMASNPPDVLVSVPSDACRTMDFHRASEMIALGRELTERAFDEAGW from the coding sequence ATGGGTCCTGAGCGCACGGGTCGACGCGTGGCGCTGGCGCTGGGCGCCGGCGGAGCACGCGGGTACGCGCACATCGGGGCGCTCCAGGTCATCGAGGAGCGCGGGTTCGAGGTCGTGGCCGTCGCCGGCACCTCGATGGGCGCCCTCGTCGGCGGGCTGGCCGCGGCCGGGCGGCTCGACGCCTACACGGAGTGGGTCACCGGGCTGACGCAGTACGACGTGTGGCGGCTGCTCGACATGAACCTCGGCGGGGGCGGCGCCATCCGGGCCGAGCGCATCTTCGCCAAGGTCGGCGAGATCCTCGACGGCACCCTCATCGAGGACTGCGCCGTGCCGTTCACGGCGGTCGCGACCGACCTCAACCACCGGCGCGAGGTGTGGTTCCAGCGGGGGCCGATGGCGACGGCCATCCGCGCGTCCGTCGCGATCCCCAGCCTCGTGACGCCGATCGTCGTCGACGGCCGCCTCCTCGTCGACGGCGGCCTCATGAACCCGGTGCCGATCGAGCCGACCGCCGCCGTCATGTCCGACCTCACCGTCGCGGTGAGCCTCCAGGCCGGGCACAGCACGGGGATGCCCGTCGCGCCGGTGCGCTCGCCGGGGGTGACGAGCACCGTCGCGGGCTCGGTGCGCTCGCTGACCCACCGGGTGTCGGCGCTCATGGGCGGTGGCTCGCACGACACGACGACCGAGGCGCCCGCCCGCGAGATGGTCGCCGAGGACGTCGAGGCGGTCACGGAGGGGGGCGGCTCGCCGGCGCTGGCCTCGGCCCCCGGGTTCTCGCCGGCGCCGAAGGAGCTCGCGTCCGCCGAGATCTTCAACCGCTCGTTCGACACGATGGCCGCGCTCATCACGCGCTACCGGATGGCGAGCAACCCCCCGGACGTCCTCGTCTCGGTGCCCTCCGACGCCTGCCGCACGATGGACTTCCACCGCGCCTCGGAGATGATCGCGCTGGGCCGCGAGCTGACCGAGCGGGCCTTCGACGAGGCGGGATGGTGA